The following are from one region of the Rosistilla carotiformis genome:
- a CDS encoding FliH/SctL family protein — protein MSIILKSKSNKRDPGFSGVAGFNLDDLANRASQELDQAQQSAAAIIKQAHADAEAIQKQAREAGREEGLKDANEVIDQRVKVAVDTAVHSRLATLESTIDELWQTEQEWLQQWQRNTLEIAFEIAQKLTRHAIQNNDDILIAWANEALDAVRGARKITLAVHPETLSVLGQQLDRIVRRPGLPQETHIEPDETVEPMGVVVRQEGGHIDLQLSTQMETLAQHLGLKSDDQ, from the coding sequence GTGTCGATCATTCTGAAATCCAAATCCAACAAACGGGATCCTGGCTTCTCGGGCGTGGCTGGTTTTAACTTGGACGATCTGGCAAACCGTGCCTCTCAAGAACTCGACCAAGCGCAACAATCGGCCGCAGCGATCATCAAACAAGCGCACGCCGATGCAGAAGCGATCCAAAAGCAAGCCCGCGAAGCCGGTCGCGAAGAAGGACTAAAAGATGCCAACGAAGTGATCGATCAACGAGTGAAGGTTGCTGTCGATACGGCTGTGCACAGCCGTTTGGCAACCCTCGAATCGACGATCGATGAACTGTGGCAGACCGAACAGGAATGGTTGCAACAATGGCAACGCAACACGTTGGAGATCGCATTCGAGATCGCTCAGAAGTTGACACGCCATGCGATTCAGAACAACGATGATATCCTGATCGCGTGGGCCAACGAAGCGCTCGACGCCGTCCGCGGAGCACGGAAGATCACCTTGGCCGTTCACCCGGAAACGCTAAGCGTCTTGGGCCAGCAATTGGATCGCATCGTCCGACGCCCCGGATTGCCTCAGGAAACGCACATCGAACCGGACGAAACGGTCGAACCGATGGGCGTCGTGGTCCGCCAAGAGGGCGGACACATCGATTTACAACTATCGACACAGATGGAAACACTCGCCCAACACCTGGGGCTGAAAAGCGACGACCAATAG
- a CDS encoding flagellar hook-basal body complex protein, translating to MGLASALSTALTGLSAAETQIDVIGNNLANAQTVGFKASTAVFATQFLQTQSLGAAPTAENGGTNPRQIGLGVQVAEITSDFTQGTIEISSTPSHLAIQGEGFFIVESSQGENLYTRNGIFKLNSENQLTTATGQRLLGFGADDSFRIEETQLKPITIPLGSESVAKSTTEVTFEGTLTPQGEVADVSQVIQSAILGDAAVPRPDGSDIDIGTSPVPSSTGVSTAVAGGGALAAGNYQYRFTYVDNAGRETVPSAAVSVNAATGQQITLGNLPASPSPEYTSVNIYRTAAGGTEFFQLDTATTGGTYIDDGSTALSTTALDTDTLSGNYTYMVTYHKSGSTESIPSVLIGPQNVVDGRITLDGFPIPPTPPTGGGFPEYDEIRIYRNLANDQNNFYLVDTVTPYDTYTDSKSDAEISDLDITGNKLLDLNGPTINSNTLLTNVLKRDGLNYSPVFTVGTMSYQGEKGNRLLGTKELEITATSTVQDLIDFVESASGIQILQIDSQNPIPASENNIPGETGTLIPGGYIQDGTIRFVSNTGELNALDIDLTSFRIEDDLGNVTVPNLAFGTIQEAEGTSAVADLVVYDSLGNPLDLRITTTLEERSDEQTVYRWYADSSENQSTTTDGISVGTGLIRFDGNGNFISASNTQVNINRSGSPSVSPLQFDLDFSSVSGLATETASLAATRQDGSAPGVLTSYVIGEDGIVRGVFSNGVTRDLGQIQLARFANPAGLDERGQNLYAQGINTGLPVQGGPGENGIGAIRAGALELSNTDMGADLVDLVLAGTQYRGNTRVITSTQELLDELLNLAR from the coding sequence ATGGGACTGGCATCTGCACTCAGCACGGCATTGACGGGCCTCAGCGCCGCTGAAACCCAGATCGATGTAATCGGCAACAACTTGGCCAATGCACAGACGGTTGGGTTTAAAGCTTCAACCGCTGTCTTTGCAACGCAGTTCTTGCAGACCCAGTCGTTAGGTGCCGCCCCGACGGCGGAAAACGGCGGCACCAACCCACGCCAGATCGGCTTGGGGGTGCAGGTCGCCGAAATCACCTCCGACTTCACCCAAGGAACGATCGAAATCAGTTCCACCCCATCGCACCTGGCGATTCAGGGGGAAGGATTCTTCATCGTGGAAAGTTCTCAGGGCGAGAACCTCTACACACGAAACGGCATTTTTAAGCTCAACAGCGAAAATCAACTGACCACCGCCACAGGGCAGCGGTTGCTTGGATTTGGTGCCGACGATTCGTTCCGGATCGAAGAGACGCAATTGAAGCCGATCACGATTCCGTTGGGCAGTGAAAGCGTCGCGAAATCGACGACCGAAGTGACCTTTGAAGGCACGTTGACGCCCCAAGGGGAAGTCGCCGACGTCTCCCAGGTCATTCAAAGCGCTATCCTTGGGGATGCCGCGGTCCCACGTCCCGATGGCAGCGACATCGACATTGGCACATCGCCGGTTCCCTCGTCGACCGGCGTCTCAACCGCGGTTGCGGGAGGTGGCGCCCTCGCTGCGGGCAATTATCAATATCGCTTCACCTATGTCGACAACGCAGGTCGCGAAACGGTCCCCAGCGCGGCAGTTTCGGTCAACGCGGCGACCGGGCAACAGATCACGCTGGGCAATCTGCCAGCGTCGCCTTCACCGGAATACACCTCGGTGAACATCTACCGGACGGCCGCTGGGGGCACCGAGTTCTTCCAGCTCGATACCGCGACCACCGGCGGAACGTATATCGACGACGGCTCCACCGCCCTATCGACCACCGCCCTGGACACCGACACCCTCAGCGGCAACTACACCTACATGGTGACGTACCACAAATCGGGTTCGACCGAGAGTATTCCTAGCGTTCTGATCGGACCACAGAACGTCGTCGATGGGCGTATCACACTCGACGGCTTCCCAATCCCGCCGACTCCGCCCACCGGTGGCGGTTTCCCGGAATATGATGAAATCCGCATCTACCGGAACCTTGCCAACGATCAAAACAACTTTTATCTCGTCGATACGGTCACGCCGTACGACACGTACACCGACAGTAAGTCCGATGCAGAGATCTCCGATCTGGACATCACGGGAAACAAGCTGTTGGATCTCAACGGCCCCACGATCAACAGCAACACGCTGTTGACCAACGTCCTCAAACGGGACGGACTCAATTATTCGCCAGTCTTCACCGTGGGAACGATGTCCTATCAGGGTGAAAAAGGGAATCGTTTGCTGGGAACCAAAGAACTGGAGATCACGGCGACTTCAACGGTTCAAGACCTAATCGATTTTGTCGAATCGGCGTCGGGAATTCAGATCTTGCAAATCGATTCGCAAAATCCGATCCCCGCCTCGGAAAACAACATCCCAGGCGAAACAGGAACGTTGATTCCTGGCGGGTACATCCAAGACGGGACCATCCGGTTTGTCAGCAATACCGGCGAACTCAATGCATTAGATATCGACCTGACATCGTTCCGGATCGAAGACGATCTTGGCAACGTGACCGTCCCGAACCTCGCCTTTGGCACGATCCAAGAAGCGGAAGGAACCAGTGCGGTCGCGGACCTCGTCGTCTACGACTCGCTAGGTAACCCGCTGGACCTGCGGATCACAACCACGTTGGAAGAACGGAGCGACGAACAGACGGTCTATCGCTGGTATGCGGACAGCTCGGAAAACCAATCGACCACCACGGATGGAATCTCGGTCGGCACCGGTCTGATCCGCTTCGACGGTAACGGCAACTTCATCTCGGCGTCGAACACCCAGGTGAACATCAACCGAAGCGGTTCACCAAGTGTGTCGCCATTGCAATTCGATCTCGACTTCAGTTCGGTTTCGGGCCTTGCAACCGAAACCGCTTCGCTGGCCGCGACGCGCCAAGACGGTTCGGCACCGGGCGTGTTGACCAGTTATGTCATCGGCGAAGACGGCATCGTCCGCGGTGTGTTCAGCAACGGCGTGACGCGCGACCTGGGTCAGATTCAATTGGCTCGTTTCGCCAACCCCGCCGGCTTGGACGAACGGGGC
- the fliJ gene encoding flagellar export protein FliJ yields the protein MRGFKFRLASLLSLRQNERDAARRGLADANQALGILENRIAEKDRNLAELKSERGTYLKGAISVDRLLSQGRHEILVEQEKATLQQQVGQIQVELQKRESILQTADQEVKRIEKLRDRALDAYRSEEQTRMQAEMDEVAAVLHQSAENTLRGT from the coding sequence ATGCGAGGATTCAAATTTCGGCTGGCATCACTGCTGAGCCTGCGTCAAAACGAACGCGACGCAGCGCGACGCGGTTTGGCCGATGCGAACCAGGCGTTGGGCATCCTTGAGAACCGGATTGCCGAGAAAGACCGTAATTTGGCCGAACTTAAGTCGGAACGCGGTACCTATTTAAAAGGGGCGATCAGTGTCGACCGGTTGTTGTCCCAGGGACGCCACGAAATTCTTGTCGAGCAAGAAAAAGCTACACTTCAGCAGCAGGTCGGCCAGATCCAGGTCGAACTGCAAAAACGGGAAAGTATCCTGCAGACAGCCGATCAAGAAGTCAAACGAATCGAAAAGCTGCGCGATCGGGCGTTGGATGCCTATCGAAGTGAAGAACAAACGCGGATGCAGGCCGAAATGGACGAAGTTGCCGCGGTGCTTCATCAATCAGCAGAAAACACCCTACGGGGCACTTAA
- a CDS encoding MotE family protein — protein sequence MLTKGIAGFCVATVLTQLLVVGVLAVRGNLNAASTTKIVGLMNGIDISGDRVADSIRAAKTEPIPSFEEVLAQRARDGLEMDLRRRAQENYYNQLQVVQERLRSKESRFDTRKDAFYRKLAELSQGTQDEAMKSLQTTLESLPPATSKDQLIRMLDGGDLNDVVAIVKAMQPDKRKKILKEFVSPDEADKLQQILNQIGAGEPEKTVIDKARDE from the coding sequence ATGTTAACTAAAGGAATCGCTGGATTTTGCGTCGCCACGGTACTGACTCAGCTGTTGGTCGTGGGAGTTCTTGCGGTCCGCGGGAATCTAAATGCCGCTAGCACCACCAAGATCGTGGGGTTGATGAATGGCATCGACATCTCGGGGGATCGGGTCGCCGATAGCATTCGCGCGGCGAAAACCGAACCGATTCCTAGCTTTGAAGAGGTCCTGGCCCAGCGCGCTCGCGACGGGTTGGAGATGGATCTGCGCCGTCGCGCTCAGGAGAACTATTACAACCAATTGCAGGTGGTTCAGGAGCGATTGCGATCGAAAGAGTCGCGTTTCGACACGCGAAAAGATGCGTTCTACCGCAAATTGGCCGAACTTTCTCAAGGCACTCAAGACGAAGCGATGAAATCGCTGCAGACGACGCTCGAATCGCTGCCGCCCGCGACCAGCAAGGATCAATTAATCCGAATGTTAGACGGGGGTGACCTTAACGACGTCGTTGCAATCGTTAAAGCCATGCAACCAGATAAACGAAAGAAGATCTTGAAGGAGTTTGTTTCGCCCGACGAAGCGGACAAGCTGCAACAGATCCTGAACCAAATCGGTGCAGGCGAACCTGAAAAAACAGTTATCGACAAGGCGCGTGACGAGTAG
- a CDS encoding FliI/YscN family ATPase, producing MKNAPFPELVKAEDYRQTIRNAINGRVVGSVHAIVGNRVEVRGLSVPVGSICTIHTRSGQKGAAKVIGFRDDSPILAVMDELSALSSGDPVELQSHSVNLRLGEGLIGRVVDALGRPLDGRPLPASLTTTSINMEPPASLDRPPIETVFETGIRSIDGLLTCGLGQRLGIFAGAGGGKSTLMGMLAKNSKADAVVIGLIGERGREVREFIEHTLGKEGMARSTLVVSTNDQPATMRIQAAWTATAIATALRDQGKNVVLLMDSITRFATAQREIGLAVGEPPTTRGYPPSVFSTLPKLVEQSGRTERGSITAFYAVLVDGDDNNEPISDNLRGLLDGHFILSRKLGSEGHWPAIDVLESLSRLQTKLIPAKSLAAATQLRKWLANYRTNEDLINIGAYRAGTNPDLDKTIEMQPMVRQFLVQKSNEVSPLGITMKAMQTLAG from the coding sequence ATGAAGAACGCTCCCTTCCCCGAACTGGTGAAAGCCGAAGATTACCGCCAGACGATCCGCAACGCGATCAACGGACGCGTCGTCGGGTCGGTCCATGCGATCGTCGGCAACCGGGTCGAGGTCCGTGGGCTGAGCGTGCCTGTCGGTTCGATCTGCACGATCCACACCCGCAGCGGGCAGAAGGGCGCTGCCAAGGTGATCGGCTTCCGCGACGATTCGCCGATCCTGGCGGTAATGGACGAATTGTCGGCTCTTTCGTCGGGCGATCCAGTCGAACTGCAGAGCCACAGCGTGAACCTGCGATTGGGTGAAGGGCTGATCGGCCGGGTCGTCGACGCTTTGGGCCGCCCATTGGACGGACGCCCGCTGCCCGCCTCGCTGACTACGACCTCGATCAACATGGAACCGCCCGCCTCGTTGGATCGCCCACCGATCGAGACCGTCTTCGAGACGGGGATCCGTTCGATCGATGGCCTGCTGACCTGTGGGCTCGGACAACGGCTGGGCATCTTTGCCGGAGCCGGTGGCGGCAAGAGTACCCTGATGGGCATGCTGGCCAAGAACTCCAAAGCCGATGCCGTCGTGATCGGGTTGATTGGCGAGCGGGGCCGCGAGGTCCGCGAGTTCATCGAACACACGCTAGGCAAAGAAGGGATGGCCCGCAGCACGCTTGTTGTTTCGACAAACGATCAACCGGCAACGATGCGGATCCAAGCCGCGTGGACCGCCACGGCGATCGCCACGGCGCTTCGCGATCAAGGCAAAAACGTGGTCCTGTTGATGGATTCGATCACCCGCTTTGCGACCGCTCAACGCGAGATCGGTCTGGCGGTCGGTGAACCTCCCACAACGCGCGGTTATCCGCCGTCGGTCTTTTCGACGCTGCCCAAGTTGGTTGAACAATCGGGCCGCACCGAACGAGGATCGATCACCGCGTTCTACGCCGTCCTTGTCGATGGCGACGACAACAACGAACCGATCAGCGACAACCTGCGCGGCCTGTTGGACGGCCACTTTATCCTCAGCCGCAAATTGGGATCCGAAGGCCACTGGCCAGCGATCGATGTGCTGGAAAGCCTCAGCCGATTGCAGACCAAACTGATCCCCGCCAAATCGCTTGCCGCCGCGACACAGCTGCGCAAATGGTTAGCCAATTACCGCACTAACGAAGACCTGATCAACATTGGCGCCTATCGCGCCGGCACCAATCCCGACCTCGATAAAACGATCGAGATGCAACCGATGGTGCGGCAGTTTCTTGTGCAAAAGTCGAACGAAGTCTCCCCGCTAGGGATCACGATGAAGGCGATGCAAACGCTTGCCGGATGA
- a CDS encoding flagellar hook-length control protein FliK: protein MGDKFSLNSLNAIRRDQSSASRLKLDSIDLSNGFAQIFEAAPATPPVPRERPQPKTDDSKSPSESAKAAANNRDDDEQPEPTGIAQAATTPRVQASDPLESAVDEPIPAEITVAQAETPSSTPTPGDEALSAEGLVSEDAAVTLEGAGDTETATEADAAFSNEADWTVAEAGSQELPSDTTTVADVVDESIDDVADVAAAAAASSKETADLPTATATEEPVVETELNSFTQASETDEATQEQQGPAIERVETEPELAETGGQTERGANDNESTDDATSPRIVGQTTAVVASEQTSSDSGGGESAAPDFQDELPATDAASFDLEPTVDAVPQELHATEPKATVHLNAAAVPAAAARQSESVSQTATTQLPDAGPSVGSTKSDATVNPTAEKAKTTEAGRLDQADRARLLQRVSRAFQQLGTDGGSLKIRLHPPRLGSMGIDVNVSGRKINARIVTESEAASQALRENLHDLKNRLAEQGFEIESIEISTDSEASAHQGSQQETHESFQRFAGPTRSLPDSVAKSEPVPDINRHSGSSTSQLDLVA, encoded by the coding sequence ATGGGCGACAAATTTTCGCTCAATTCGCTCAACGCAATTCGCCGCGACCAAAGCAGCGCGTCGCGATTGAAGTTGGACTCCATCGATTTGTCGAACGGCTTTGCTCAAATCTTTGAAGCCGCTCCGGCAACGCCCCCCGTGCCGCGCGAGCGTCCCCAGCCCAAAACCGACGACTCCAAAAGCCCTTCGGAATCGGCAAAGGCCGCGGCCAACAATCGCGATGACGACGAACAACCGGAACCGACCGGAATCGCCCAAGCAGCGACCACGCCACGGGTGCAAGCTTCCGATCCGTTGGAGAGTGCCGTAGACGAACCGATCCCGGCCGAGATCACCGTTGCTCAGGCGGAAACGCCGTCGAGCACGCCAACGCCCGGCGACGAAGCGCTCTCGGCAGAGGGATTGGTTTCCGAAGACGCTGCGGTCACGTTGGAGGGTGCCGGCGATACCGAGACCGCAACGGAGGCGGACGCTGCGTTTTCCAACGAAGCCGATTGGACTGTCGCGGAAGCAGGGTCGCAAGAGCTCCCTTCGGACACGACCACGGTGGCTGACGTCGTCGATGAATCGATCGATGACGTGGCGGATGTCGCGGCGGCGGCAGCAGCGTCTTCCAAGGAGACTGCCGATCTCCCCACAGCCACGGCAACCGAAGAGCCTGTGGTGGAAACGGAACTGAATTCATTCACGCAGGCATCCGAAACCGACGAAGCGACGCAGGAACAGCAAGGTCCAGCCATCGAACGCGTGGAAACCGAACCGGAACTGGCGGAAACCGGTGGGCAGACTGAACGTGGTGCCAACGACAACGAATCGACAGACGATGCAACCAGCCCACGGATCGTCGGTCAAACAACAGCCGTCGTCGCGTCGGAGCAAACATCCAGCGACAGTGGTGGTGGTGAATCGGCGGCCCCCGACTTTCAAGACGAACTTCCCGCGACCGATGCGGCCTCCTTCGATTTGGAACCTACCGTCGACGCGGTTCCACAGGAGCTTCACGCTACCGAACCCAAAGCAACCGTTCACCTGAATGCCGCCGCGGTTCCTGCGGCCGCCGCGCGGCAATCGGAATCGGTCTCGCAGACAGCAACCACCCAATTGCCCGACGCGGGCCCATCGGTCGGAAGCACCAAGTCGGATGCGACGGTGAATCCAACGGCGGAGAAGGCCAAGACGACCGAAGCGGGTAGGTTGGACCAAGCCGATCGAGCGCGTTTGCTGCAGCGCGTCTCCCGCGCCTTCCAGCAACTGGGAACCGACGGTGGCAGCTTAAAGATTCGTCTGCACCCACCGCGTCTGGGATCGATGGGAATCGATGTCAACGTTTCGGGGCGAAAGATCAATGCGCGGATCGTGACCGAATCGGAAGCGGCTTCGCAGGCGCTGCGGGAAAACTTGCACGACCTCAAGAACCGGCTGGCCGAACAGGGATTTGAGATCGAATCGATCGAGATCTCCACCGACAGCGAAGCCAGCGCCCACCAGGGAAGTCAACAAGAAACGCACGAATCATTCCAGCGTTTCGCCGGCCCAACGCGTTCGTTGCCCGATTCGGTTGCGAAAAGCGAACCGGTACCCGATATCAATAGGCATTCGGGCTCGTCGACCTCTCAATTGGATCTCGTGGCGTAA
- a CDS encoding FliG C-terminal domain-containing protein yields the protein MDQGSLRRVAVLLDSLDQVTATQLLAKMPPSRAAQVRYAISQLSGIDPLERKMAIADFMQKSQSVTTPRTPPVHSEPVVAAAHTTTASPAEHSADEEAESHDPLHFLNEMPIRALVSALSDEHPQTVAIVLASMQPAVAAKLLGDLPTAVCKSAIQRLAAITEIPSQAIQEISEHLQGLMKKVMPAEPQAGSRSLASILTHLDLTQREQILTDLATDHPELVASLPPRPLVDEEIATPEPPPQLDETDSMAIDPLEVVDELHLDLDSEPTPIDFAPIERLPADALRRVLLEVEVDTAILALCGMDPRVVQRLLAILPRNQRREVQGLMRQIDNVELRQIDASQRELYDAAMQLHDAGKLPELHTPTSSPSQMSFAA from the coding sequence GTGGATCAGGGTTCGCTTCGTCGCGTCGCTGTCTTGCTGGACAGTCTCGATCAGGTCACGGCGACCCAGTTGCTGGCCAAGATGCCTCCATCGCGAGCGGCGCAGGTTCGGTACGCAATCTCGCAGCTCTCCGGAATCGATCCGCTGGAACGGAAGATGGCGATCGCCGACTTCATGCAGAAGTCGCAAAGCGTCACCACTCCAAGAACGCCCCCCGTCCACTCGGAACCCGTCGTGGCGGCGGCTCACACCACAACCGCTTCCCCCGCGGAACACTCCGCCGACGAAGAAGCGGAATCACACGATCCGCTGCATTTTCTGAACGAGATGCCGATCCGTGCGCTCGTCAGTGCCCTGTCGGATGAACACCCGCAAACCGTTGCGATCGTATTGGCATCGATGCAACCGGCGGTCGCCGCCAAACTTCTCGGCGACCTTCCGACAGCGGTTTGCAAATCCGCGATCCAACGGCTGGCTGCGATCACGGAAATCCCCAGTCAAGCGATTCAAGAGATCAGCGAGCACTTGCAAGGGCTGATGAAGAAGGTGATGCCGGCCGAACCTCAGGCGGGCAGCCGATCGTTGGCCTCGATCCTAACTCACTTGGACCTTACGCAACGCGAGCAAATCCTGACCGACCTCGCGACCGACCATCCCGAACTCGTGGCTTCGCTGCCACCGCGGCCCCTCGTCGACGAGGAAATCGCAACTCCCGAACCGCCGCCGCAACTGGACGAGACCGATTCGATGGCGATCGATCCATTGGAGGTTGTCGACGAATTGCACCTGGATCTCGACAGCGAACCGACGCCGATCGATTTTGCGCCGATCGAACGCCTGCCCGCCGATGCGCTCCGCCGCGTGCTGTTGGAGGTCGAGGTCGACACGGCCATCCTCGCGTTGTGCGGGATGGATCCACGCGTTGTTCAGCGATTGTTAGCGATCCTGCCACGCAATCAACGTCGCGAAGTTCAGGGATTGATGCGGCAAATCGACAACGTCGAACTGCGACAGATCGATGCCAGCCAACGCGAACTCTACGACGCAGCGATGCAATTACATGACGCGGGCAAGCTGCCCGAATTGCATACCCCGACGTCGTCCCCATCCCAAATGAGCTTCGCAGCGTAA
- a CDS encoding flagellar hook assembly protein FlgD has translation MSQISATGSTASASTSANASESGLNDLNLDDFLTLLITEMQNQDPLNPMENADMLAQVGQIREIGATNELTETLGNLSVSQQLTTASNLIGREVSGLSDDAEEITGKIDRVSVETDSDGGDSRNVKVHIGEKTIQVGNIREIVEG, from the coding sequence ATGTCTCAAATTTCTGCAACAGGTTCCACCGCATCCGCTAGCACTTCGGCGAATGCTTCCGAGAGTGGGCTGAACGACCTGAATCTCGACGATTTTTTGACGTTGCTGATCACCGAAATGCAGAACCAGGATCCGCTGAATCCGATGGAAAATGCCGACATGCTGGCACAGGTTGGGCAGATTCGCGAGATTGGTGCGACGAACGAATTGACCGAAACTCTTGGGAATCTCTCGGTCAGCCAACAGTTGACGACCGCTAGCAATCTGATCGGCCGCGAGGTCTCCGGCCTCAGCGACGACGCCGAAGAAATCACGGGAAAGATCGATCGGGTTTCGGTTGAGACCGATAGTGACGGCGGAGATTCCCGGAATGTCAAAGTTCACATTGGTGAAAAGACGATACAAGTTGGGAACATCCGGGAGATTGTCGAAGGCTAG